The Streptomyces sp. NBC_00670 genome window below encodes:
- a CDS encoding lamin tail domain-containing protein, with the protein MSDSAPAPVRTSARVPASVSSRRLAAAVLAAGALIGAAALPASAADHARPQRQQVQISHVRFDAPGRDDRDNRTLNKEWVEITNSGRHGVNLNGWTLSDERGHTYTFHHYRLDGRSTVRVHTGRGHDTRRDVYQDRRREVWDKRDTATLRNDRGHRVDSVSWGRGRHH; encoded by the coding sequence GTGTCCGATTCCGCTCCCGCTCCCGTCCGCACCTCCGCCCGCGTTCCCGCCTCCGTCTCCTCCCGCCGTCTGGCGGCCGCCGTACTCGCGGCGGGCGCCCTGATCGGCGCGGCGGCGCTGCCGGCGTCCGCCGCCGACCACGCGCGTCCGCAGCGCCAGCAGGTGCAGATCAGCCACGTCAGGTTCGACGCTCCGGGCCGCGACGACCGCGACAACCGCACCCTCAACAAGGAGTGGGTGGAGATCACCAACAGCGGCCGCCACGGGGTGAACCTGAACGGCTGGACGCTGTCCGACGAGCGCGGCCACACCTATACCTTCCACCACTACCGCCTGGACGGCCGGTCCACGGTGCGCGTCCACACCGGAAGGGGCCACGACACCCGTCGTGACGTCTACCAGGACCGCCGCCGCGAGGTCTGGGACAAGCGCGACACGGCGACCCTGCGCAACGACCGCGGCCACCGCGTCGACAGCGTCTCCTGGGGCCGCGGCCGTCACCACTGA
- a CDS encoding PP2C family protein-serine/threonine phosphatase: protein MSVPVPRQRAIPAAESGQAQAAPQAGGPAAEADREPSTGGGRGPVSADAPADGTAMPHGSGTPDDRSAGPGRSASPHGAGVPDGLAVPVAPAPADAAPANLTLLVIEDDPAGSPIVPEMLDSAGRPIRLRTARNLTEAGRLLTDDVHCILLDLALPAPGRSAGDGGEDELAVLRHVLELAPRHAVLALTASGDAERGAEAVRVGAQDYLLRDELDGRLLSRAIRYAVERKRSDTAERRLTESKLRAQENARLERGLLPTPLLEGSSLRFAARYRPGRSRALLGGDFYDTVRTPDGTVHAMIGDVCGHGPDEAALGVELRIAWRALTLAGLCGDQLLSTLQQVLEHERDNDEIFATLCTVDIAPDGRRAGLCLAGHPAPLIARPGRTPELLPYDNNGPALGLLPRARWPRTQVELGAEWNLMLYTDGLIEGHVGDTGERLGQEGMLALVRHRLDQGLSGEELLRTTVDEVRDLNGGELTDDVAVVLLNRTS from the coding sequence ATGTCCGTACCCGTACCGCGGCAGAGAGCGATCCCGGCCGCGGAGAGTGGTCAGGCGCAGGCCGCGCCCCAGGCCGGCGGCCCGGCCGCGGAGGCGGACCGCGAACCGTCCACCGGAGGCGGCCGCGGCCCGGTCTCCGCTGACGCGCCGGCCGACGGCACCGCCATGCCCCACGGCAGCGGCACGCCCGACGACCGCTCCGCCGGGCCCGGCAGGTCCGCCTCGCCCCACGGCGCCGGCGTGCCCGACGGCCTCGCCGTGCCCGTGGCGCCGGCCCCGGCCGACGCCGCGCCCGCCAACCTCACCCTGCTGGTGATCGAGGACGACCCGGCGGGTTCGCCGATCGTGCCCGAGATGCTCGACTCGGCGGGCCGCCCCATCCGGCTGCGCACCGCCCGCAACCTCACCGAGGCGGGGCGGCTGCTCACCGACGACGTCCACTGCATCCTGCTCGACCTCGCGCTGCCCGCGCCCGGCCGGAGCGCCGGTGACGGCGGCGAGGACGAGCTGGCCGTGCTGCGCCACGTGCTGGAGCTCGCGCCCCGGCACGCCGTCCTGGCGCTCACCGCCTCCGGCGACGCCGAGCGCGGCGCCGAGGCGGTGCGCGTCGGCGCGCAGGACTACCTGCTCCGCGACGAGCTGGACGGCAGGCTGCTGAGCCGGGCGATCCGGTACGCGGTGGAGCGCAAGCGGTCGGACACCGCCGAGCGGCGGCTGACCGAGTCGAAGCTGCGCGCGCAGGAGAACGCCCGGCTGGAGCGCGGGCTGCTGCCGACCCCGCTGCTCGAGGGCTCCTCGCTGCGGTTCGCCGCCCGCTACCGCCCCGGCCGCTCGCGCGCGCTGCTCGGCGGGGACTTCTACGACACCGTCCGCACCCCGGACGGCACCGTGCACGCGATGATCGGCGACGTCTGCGGGCACGGCCCCGACGAGGCGGCGCTCGGCGTGGAGCTGCGCATCGCCTGGCGGGCGCTGACGCTGGCCGGGCTCTGCGGGGACCAGCTGCTCTCCACCCTCCAGCAGGTGCTGGAGCACGAGCGGGACAACGACGAGATCTTCGCGACGCTGTGCACGGTGGACATCGCGCCGGACGGCCGCCGCGCGGGCCTGTGCCTGGCCGGTCACCCGGCCCCGCTGATCGCCCGCCCCGGCCGTACGCCCGAGCTGCTGCCGTACGACAACAACGGCCCCGCGCTCGGCCTGCTGCCGCGGGCCCGCTGGCCGCGGACGCAGGTGGAGCTGGGGGCCGAGTGGAACCTGATGCTGTACACCGACGGCCTCATAGAGGGCCACGTCGGCGACACGGGGGAACGGCTCGGCCAGGAGGGGATGCTGGCGCTGGTCCGCCACCGGCTGGACCAGGGGCTGAGCGGCGAGGAGCTGCTGCGCACGACGGTCGACGAGGTCCGCGACCTCAACGGCGGCGAGCTGACGGACGACGTGGCCGTCGTCCTGCTGAACCGCACGTCGTAA
- a CDS encoding helix-turn-helix transcriptional regulator, translated as MAAQREVREAREARKVRDARGVREPRTVREVSAWRPRVPGVVEVFHAHYTEYAYPMHVHDAWTLLIVDDGAVRYDLDRHEHGTPHDTVSLLPPYVPHNGSPVTERGFRKRVLYLDLSVLDEGLVGAAVDGPDLRDPLLRGRIGQLHTALTRPGDEFEAESRLTLVTERLYGHLRPRGRPEVPPPDRGVAHRLRELLDARLVEGVGLEEAARLVHAHPAHLVRAFGRSFGIAPHQYLMSRRVERARRLLLRGMRPADTAVAAGFYDQAHLTRHFRRLVGVTPGRYARVGAKAGPAG; from the coding sequence ATGGCCGCTCAACGCGAGGTTCGCGAAGCCCGCGAGGCCCGCAAAGTCCGGGACGCCCGCGGGGTTCGCGAGCCCCGCACGGTCCGCGAGGTCTCGGCCTGGCGCCCGCGCGTACCGGGTGTCGTGGAGGTCTTCCACGCCCACTACACCGAGTACGCCTACCCGATGCACGTCCACGACGCCTGGACGCTGCTGATCGTGGACGACGGCGCCGTACGGTACGACCTCGACCGGCACGAGCACGGCACCCCGCACGACACGGTCTCGCTGCTGCCGCCGTACGTCCCGCACAACGGGTCGCCGGTGACCGAGCGCGGCTTCCGCAAGCGGGTGCTCTACCTCGACCTCTCGGTGCTCGACGAGGGGTTGGTGGGAGCGGCCGTCGACGGTCCCGACCTGCGCGATCCGCTGCTGCGCGGCCGGATCGGGCAGCTGCACACCGCGCTGACCCGGCCCGGCGACGAGTTCGAGGCGGAGAGCCGGCTGACCCTCGTCACCGAACGGCTGTACGGGCATCTGCGGCCTCGGGGGCGTCCGGAGGTGCCGCCCCCCGACCGCGGCGTCGCCCACCGGCTGCGCGAACTGCTCGACGCGCGGCTCGTGGAGGGCGTCGGGCTGGAGGAGGCGGCACGGCTGGTGCACGCGCACCCGGCCCACCTCGTACGGGCGTTCGGCCGCAGCTTCGGGATCGCGCCGCACCAGTACCTGATGTCGCGCCGGGTCGAGCGGGCCCGGCGGCTGCTGCTGCGGGGGATGCGGCCGGCCGACACGGCGGTCGCCGCCGGGTTCTACGACCAGGCCCATCTGACCCGGCACTTCCGGCGGCTGGTGGGGGTCACGCCGGGGCGGTACGCGCGCGTCGGCGCCAAGGCCGGCCCTGCGGGCTGA
- a CDS encoding YbjN domain-containing protein, whose product MAEAERVTRAGEVVEAALEDAELEWESPEPGAYVVKLPGTRKLSTTLSLRIGRHALSLNAFVVRHPDENEAGVHRWLLERNLKLYGVAYAVDRLGDIYLAGKVPLAAVTPDELDRLLGSVLEAADGDFNTLLELGFASAIRKEYAWRVSRGESTRNLEAFTRLTRDADDNT is encoded by the coding sequence ATGGCTGAGGCGGAGCGGGTGACACGTGCGGGCGAGGTCGTCGAGGCCGCCCTCGAGGACGCCGAACTGGAGTGGGAGAGCCCCGAGCCCGGCGCGTACGTCGTCAAGCTCCCCGGCACCCGGAAGCTGTCGACCACCCTCTCCCTGCGCATCGGCCGGCACGCGCTCTCCCTGAACGCGTTCGTCGTCCGCCACCCCGACGAGAACGAGGCCGGCGTCCACCGCTGGCTCCTGGAGCGCAACCTCAAGCTGTACGGGGTCGCGTACGCCGTCGACCGCCTGGGGGACATCTATCTGGCGGGCAAGGTGCCGCTGGCCGCCGTCACCCCCGACGAGCTCGACCGCCTTCTCGGCTCCGTCCTGGAAGCGGCCGACGGCGATTTCAACACCCTTCTGGAGCTCGGTTTCGCCTCCGCGATCCGCAAGGAGTACGCGTGGCGGGTCTCGCGCGGAGAGTCCACGCGCAACCTGGAGGCGTTCACCCGCCTCACCCGGGACGCGGACGACAACACCTGA
- a CDS encoding DUF2516 family protein, protein MLMTAFGGLMWLLYTAMLVLAVVALVMAALFRDDAYRAADKKTKGFWLIILGVTVAVNLLIPMLFLQLVGLVATIVFFVDVRPALRGVSGGGFGRRSSGGSSSDGPYGPWNGGR, encoded by the coding sequence ATGCTGATGACGGCATTCGGTGGCCTGATGTGGCTGCTCTACACCGCCATGCTGGTGCTCGCCGTGGTGGCACTGGTCATGGCCGCGCTGTTCCGCGACGACGCCTACCGGGCCGCCGACAAGAAGACCAAGGGCTTCTGGCTGATCATCCTCGGGGTGACGGTCGCGGTGAACCTGCTGATCCCCATGCTGTTCCTGCAACTCGTCGGCCTCGTCGCCACGATCGTCTTCTTCGTGGACGTCCGCCCCGCCCTGCGCGGGGTCTCGGGTGGCGGCTTCGGCCGCCGGAGCAGCGGCGGCAGCAGCAGCGACGGCCCGTACGGGCCCTGGAACGGCGGCCGCTGA
- a CDS encoding class I SAM-dependent methyltransferase, translating to MTTRAASRPVGTATRGTTNPNRLRRMDRWIAATHGAELRRSPAPLAVDLGYGAAPWTAVELLRRLRSAAPGTRVTGVEIEPARVAAAQPYARDGLEFRHGGFEVPVPGRPVLIRAANVLRQYDEEGVAAVWRRLCARLAPADRATGSRGGLLVEGTCDEIGRRHVWVALGPEGPRTVTFAARLASLERPSDLAERLPKALIHRNVPGEPVHAFLRDFDRAWASAAPYASYGVRQRWIRTVRALTADWPVTDGAGRWRQGEVTVAWPALAPRDWTAAPIPAG from the coding sequence ATGACAACCCGCGCAGCGTCCCGCCCCGTGGGTACGGCGACTCGCGGGACCACGAACCCCAACCGGCTCCGCCGGATGGACCGGTGGATCGCGGCGACCCACGGCGCCGAGCTCCGCCGCTCCCCCGCCCCCCTCGCCGTCGACCTCGGCTACGGCGCGGCCCCCTGGACCGCCGTCGAGCTGCTGCGGCGGCTCCGTTCCGCCGCTCCCGGCACCCGCGTCACCGGCGTCGAGATCGAGCCCGCCCGCGTCGCCGCCGCACAGCCCTACGCACGGGACGGACTCGAGTTCCGGCACGGCGGCTTCGAGGTGCCGGTTCCCGGGCGGCCCGTGCTGATCCGCGCCGCGAACGTGTTGCGGCAGTACGACGAGGAGGGGGTCGCCGCGGTCTGGCGGCGGCTGTGCGCCCGGCTGGCCCCCGCCGACCGGGCAACCGGCTCCCGCGGCGGACTGCTCGTCGAGGGCACGTGCGACGAGATCGGCCGGCGGCACGTCTGGGTCGCCCTCGGCCCCGAGGGCCCCCGCACCGTCACCTTCGCGGCCCGGCTCGCTTCCCTGGAGCGGCCGTCCGACCTCGCGGAACGGCTGCCGAAGGCGCTCATCCACCGCAATGTCCCGGGCGAGCCGGTGCACGCGTTCCTGCGCGACTTCGACCGCGCCTGGGCCTCCGCCGCGCCCTACGCCTCGTACGGGGTGCGCCAGCGATGGATACGCACGGTCCGCGCGCTGACCGCGGACTGGCCGGTGACGGACGGCGCCGGGCGCTGGCGCCAGGGCGAAGTCACCGTCGCCTGGCCCGCGTTGGCGCCCCGTGACTGGACGGCGGCACCGATACCCGCCGGCTAG
- a CDS encoding DUF2000 domain-containing protein, which translates to MSTENTGIAPVAPVASATPTTPAAPAAPTPRFDTKIAVLLRDDLETWQRLNVTAFLVSGLGAQVPEVIGEPYGDADGVAYLPMFRQPVLIFEGTKETLKAAHTRALSRALPRALFTRDLFATGNDHDNRAAVRAVPTTDLDLVGLAVYGPRNAVDKTLKGARMHP; encoded by the coding sequence ATGAGCACCGAAAACACCGGAATCGCCCCCGTCGCCCCTGTCGCATCCGCCACTCCCACCACTCCCGCCGCCCCTGCCGCCCCCACTCCTCGCTTCGACACGAAGATCGCCGTACTGCTCCGCGACGACCTGGAGACGTGGCAGCGCCTGAACGTGACCGCGTTCCTGGTCAGCGGCCTGGGGGCCCAGGTGCCCGAGGTGATCGGGGAGCCGTACGGGGACGCGGACGGGGTGGCGTACCTGCCGATGTTCCGTCAGCCGGTGCTGATCTTCGAGGGCACGAAGGAGACCCTGAAGGCGGCCCACACCCGCGCCCTGTCCCGCGCACTCCCCCGGGCCCTGTTCACCCGCGACCTGTTCGCCACGGGAAACGACCACGACAACCGGGCGGCGGTGCGGGCCGTGCCGACCACGGACCTGGACCTCGTCGGCCTCGCGGTGTACGGCCCCCGCAACGCGGTCGACAAGACCCTCAAGGGCGCCCGTATGCACCCGTGA
- the mshA gene encoding D-inositol-3-phosphate glycosyltransferase has product MSQYISRLGRRSAATPSPRLRMSRRPRRVAMLSVHTSPLHQPGTGDAGGMNVYIVELAQRLADLNIQVEIFTRSTTASVAPSVELCPGVLVRHIDAGPYEGLAKEDLPAQLCAFTHGVMQAWAGHRPGHYDLVHSHYWLSGHVGWLAAQRWGVPLVHAMHTMAKVKNASLAAGDTPEPAARVIGETQVVRAADRLIANTDEEAGELVRHYDADPARVAVVHPGVNLERFRPADGRAAARARLGLPQDALVPLFAGRIQPLKAPDILLRAVAVLLDQRPELRSRIVVPIVGGPSGSGLAKPEGLQKLAARLGIADVVRFRPPVGQEQLADWFRAASVLVMPSYSESFGLVAIEAQAAGTPVLAAAVGGLPVAVRDRCTGFLVDGHDPAAYARVLRDFADTPALTDTMGEAAARHARRFGWDAAAAATAEVYTGAVHDHRRPMRTAAADARRVRSHHG; this is encoded by the coding sequence GTGAGCCAGTACATCAGCAGGCTCGGGCGTCGATCGGCAGCCACTCCCTCCCCGCGCCTGCGCATGTCCCGCCGCCCCCGCCGCGTGGCCATGCTCTCCGTGCACACCTCCCCCCTGCACCAGCCCGGCACGGGCGACGCCGGCGGCATGAACGTCTACATCGTGGAGCTGGCCCAGCGCCTCGCCGACCTCAACATCCAGGTCGAGATCTTCACCCGCTCCACGACCGCCTCCGTGGCCCCCAGCGTCGAACTGTGCCCCGGCGTCCTCGTCCGGCACATCGACGCCGGCCCCTACGAGGGCCTCGCCAAGGAGGACCTCCCCGCCCAGCTCTGCGCCTTCACGCACGGCGTGATGCAGGCGTGGGCCGGCCACCGCCCCGGCCACTACGACCTCGTCCACTCGCACTACTGGCTCTCCGGCCACGTCGGCTGGCTCGCCGCCCAGCGCTGGGGCGTCCCCCTCGTGCACGCCATGCACACCATGGCCAAGGTCAAGAACGCCAGCCTCGCCGCCGGCGACACCCCCGAACCCGCCGCCCGCGTCATCGGCGAGACCCAGGTCGTACGCGCCGCCGACCGCCTCATCGCCAACACCGACGAGGAGGCCGGCGAACTCGTCCGCCACTACGACGCCGACCCCGCGCGGGTCGCCGTCGTCCACCCCGGCGTCAACCTGGAGCGCTTCCGCCCCGCGGACGGCCGCGCCGCCGCCCGGGCCCGGCTCGGCCTGCCCCAGGACGCGCTCGTGCCCCTCTTCGCGGGCCGCATCCAGCCCCTCAAGGCCCCCGACATACTCCTGCGCGCGGTCGCCGTCCTTCTCGACCAGCGCCCCGAGCTGCGCTCCCGCATCGTCGTCCCCATAGTGGGCGGTCCCAGCGGCAGCGGCCTGGCGAAGCCCGAGGGGTTGCAGAAACTCGCCGCCCGGCTCGGCATCGCCGATGTCGTACGGTTCCGGCCACCCGTCGGGCAGGAGCAGCTGGCCGACTGGTTCCGGGCCGCCTCCGTCCTGGTGATGCCCTCCTACAGCGAGTCGTTCGGACTCGTCGCCATAGAGGCGCAGGCGGCCGGCACGCCGGTGCTCGCCGCCGCCGTCGGGGGACTGCCCGTGGCCGTGCGGGACCGATGTACCGGCTTCCTGGTCGACGGCCACGATCCCGCCGCCTACGCGCGCGTGCTGCGCGATTTCGCCGACACCCCGGCCCTGACCGACACCATGGGCGAGGCCGCCGCCCGGCACGCCCGCCGCTTCGGCTGGGACGCGGCCGCCGCCGCCACCGCCGAGGTCTACACGGGAGCCGTCCACGACCACCGGCGCCCGATGCGTACGGCCGCCGCCGACGCCCGTCGCGTACGCTCCCACCATGGCTGA
- the phoU gene encoding phosphate signaling complex protein PhoU, translating into MRDAYHEELDSIGEGLVDMARLVGSAIGRATTAILDSDLKLAESVIEADKKVDDLQHELEARAITLLARQQPVATDLRIVVTSLRMSADLERSGDLAQHVAKLARLRFPERAVPHDLHATILEMGQLAQRLMAKAAEVIITKDVDLAMQLEQDDDDMDLLHRTLFQHLMDDRWRHGIETAVDVTLLGRYYERFADHAVSVAKRVVYLVTGEHADEIQADIQPVTGVEGA; encoded by the coding sequence ATGCGGGACGCGTACCACGAGGAACTGGACTCGATCGGCGAGGGCCTGGTCGACATGGCCCGGCTCGTCGGGTCGGCGATCGGGCGCGCCACGACGGCGATCCTCGACTCCGACCTGAAGCTGGCCGAGAGCGTGATCGAGGCCGACAAGAAGGTCGACGACCTCCAGCACGAGCTGGAGGCGCGGGCGATAACGCTGCTGGCCCGGCAGCAGCCGGTGGCGACGGACCTGCGGATCGTCGTGACCTCGCTGCGGATGTCGGCGGACCTGGAGCGCTCCGGCGACCTCGCCCAGCACGTGGCGAAGCTGGCGCGGCTGCGTTTCCCCGAGCGCGCGGTCCCGCACGACCTGCACGCGACGATCCTGGAGATGGGCCAGCTCGCGCAGCGCCTGATGGCGAAGGCGGCGGAGGTCATCATCACCAAGGACGTCGATCTGGCGATGCAGCTCGAGCAGGACGACGACGACATGGACCTGCTGCACCGCACGCTCTTCCAGCACCTGATGGACGACCGCTGGAGGCACGGCATCGAGACGGCCGTCGACGTGACACTGCTCGGCCGCTACTACGAGCGGTTCGCGGACCACGCGGTGTCGGTCGCGAAGCGGGTGGTGTACCTGGTGACGGGCGAGCACGCGGACGAGATCCAGGCGGACATCCAGCCGGTGACGGGGGTGGAGGGGGCCTGA
- a CDS encoding C40 family peptidase produces the protein MGSGKRSLTTAAIALVCAVTVLSAPGTAFASASAPKPTPAPSSGTAASGGAADGGSTGDGSAKDSADGGSTDGSSAGAPPTTADDAETDARLEAVREKLDKLYHEAAVATDAYNAAEEKAESQSARIAELNRQIEAAKAKLSELQDRAGAAARAQYRGGTLPPEMQLWLSEDPQEFLEGAQLVRQGQQATVGLIDELKQTKSELGKLSRDASARYKKLEANRKTKAAAKKRVKKRIASAEKLQGELEEKEKERLAKLEEEAAQQAQTAWLDSGVLKDLDTKASAAGRKAVTYATDQIGKPYVWGAEGPDSYDCSGLTSQAWLAAGHAIPRTSQEQWKQLPHVALGDMRPGDLIIYFDDASHVAMYLGDGKIVHAPRPGRTVTITGAGTMPILGVVRPDA, from the coding sequence ATGGGATCCGGAAAGCGGAGCCTGACCACGGCGGCCATCGCCCTGGTCTGCGCGGTCACCGTGCTGAGCGCACCGGGCACGGCGTTCGCGAGCGCTTCGGCGCCGAAGCCCACACCGGCACCGTCCTCCGGGACGGCCGCCTCCGGCGGCGCGGCGGACGGGGGCTCGACGGGCGACGGGTCGGCAAAGGACTCGGCCGACGGCGGCTCCACGGACGGCAGTTCGGCCGGCGCCCCGCCCACCACGGCCGACGACGCGGAGACCGACGCCCGGCTGGAAGCCGTCCGCGAGAAGCTGGACAAGCTGTACCACGAGGCCGCTGTCGCCACGGACGCCTACAACGCGGCCGAGGAGAAGGCCGAGAGCCAGTCCGCCCGCATCGCCGAACTGAACCGTCAGATCGAGGCGGCCAAGGCGAAACTGTCCGAACTGCAGGACCGCGCGGGCGCCGCCGCCCGCGCCCAGTACCGCGGCGGAACCCTGCCGCCGGAGATGCAGCTCTGGCTGAGCGAGGACCCGCAGGAGTTCCTCGAGGGCGCCCAGCTCGTCCGCCAGGGCCAGCAGGCGACGGTCGGGCTGATCGACGAGCTGAAGCAGACCAAGTCGGAGCTGGGCAAGCTCTCCCGCGACGCCTCCGCCCGCTACAAGAAGCTGGAGGCCAACCGCAAGACCAAGGCGGCGGCGAAGAAGCGGGTGAAGAAGCGGATCGCCTCCGCCGAGAAGCTTCAGGGCGAGCTGGAGGAGAAGGAGAAGGAGCGGCTGGCCAAGCTGGAGGAGGAGGCCGCGCAGCAGGCGCAGACCGCCTGGCTCGACTCCGGCGTGCTGAAGGACCTCGACACCAAGGCGTCCGCGGCGGGCCGCAAGGCGGTGACGTACGCGACGGACCAGATCGGCAAGCCGTACGTGTGGGGCGCCGAGGGCCCGGACTCGTACGACTGCTCGGGGCTGACGTCCCAGGCCTGGCTCGCCGCCGGGCACGCGATCCCGCGCACCTCGCAGGAGCAGTGGAAGCAACTGCCGCACGTCGCGCTCGGGGACATGCGCCCCGGTGACCTGATCATCTACTTCGACGACGCGAGCCATGTGGCGATGTACCTCGGCGACGGCAAGATCGTCCACGCCCCGCGGCCCGGCCGCACGGTGACGATCACGGGCGCGGGCACCATGCCGATACTCGGGGTGGTGCGCCCGGACGCGTGA
- a CDS encoding MDR family MFS transporter, which yields MSVAGLGRAARETVSGMPRTFWWLWTSTLVNRLGAFVATFMALYLTVDRGYSASYAGLVAALYGLGGVVSSLGAGVMTDRMGRRPTLLIAQSSTALSVALLGFMRDPVAIAAVAFLVGMASNASRPAVQAMMADIVRPEDRVRAFSLNYWAINLGFAVSSAGAGFIAEFSYLAGFLIEATMTMACAVVVFLKLPESRPAPTDGSTAKSDAVGLGTVLRDRRYMGVVGLSFLVALVFQQGFVGLPVAMGAAGFSPADYGLAIAVNGVLIVALQIPVTRFLVHRDPSRLLVVSSLLAGYGFGLTAFAGSVGVFALTVCVWTLGEMINAPTQTGLVVRLSPAHGRGRYQGVYTLSWSVAALVAPLMAGFVIDHLGARWLWGLCAAVGTAAALGYGALMRRLPAEEPAGTTDTVTEAASAGTVTEAASADTVTEAVEASGAAGASDGTTFRQKRGAVQKRGAVSN from the coding sequence ATGTCAGTCGCCGGTCTGGGTCGCGCCGCGCGCGAGACCGTCTCGGGTATGCCGCGCACCTTCTGGTGGCTGTGGACCAGCACGCTGGTCAACCGGCTCGGCGCCTTCGTCGCCACCTTCATGGCGCTCTACCTCACCGTCGACCGCGGCTACTCCGCCTCGTACGCCGGACTCGTCGCCGCGCTGTACGGGCTCGGCGGCGTCGTCTCCTCGCTCGGCGCCGGGGTGATGACCGACCGGATGGGGCGGCGCCCCACGCTGCTCATCGCGCAGTCCTCCACCGCGCTGTCCGTCGCGCTGCTCGGCTTCATGCGCGACCCCGTCGCCATCGCCGCCGTCGCCTTCCTGGTCGGCATGGCCAGCAACGCCTCCCGGCCCGCCGTGCAGGCGATGATGGCCGACATCGTGCGGCCCGAGGACCGGGTGCGGGCGTTCTCCCTCAACTACTGGGCGATCAACCTCGGGTTCGCCGTCTCCTCCGCCGGTGCCGGGTTCATCGCCGAGTTCAGCTATCTCGCCGGGTTCCTGATCGAGGCGACGATGACGATGGCCTGCGCGGTCGTCGTCTTCCTCAAGCTGCCCGAGTCACGGCCCGCGCCGACCGACGGGAGCACGGCCAAGAGCGACGCCGTCGGCCTCGGGACCGTGCTGCGCGACCGGCGGTACATGGGCGTCGTCGGGCTGTCGTTCCTCGTCGCCCTCGTCTTCCAGCAGGGGTTCGTCGGCCTGCCGGTGGCCATGGGAGCGGCCGGGTTCTCGCCCGCCGACTACGGCCTCGCCATCGCCGTCAACGGCGTGCTCATCGTCGCCCTGCAGATCCCCGTGACCCGGTTCCTCGTCCACCGGGACCCCAGCAGGCTGCTCGTCGTCTCCTCCCTCCTCGCGGGGTACGGGTTCGGGCTCACCGCCTTCGCCGGGTCGGTGGGCGTCTTCGCGCTCACCGTCTGCGTCTGGACGCTGGGCGAGATGATCAACGCGCCCACGCAGACCGGCCTCGTCGTCCGGCTGTCGCCCGCCCACGGGCGCGGGCGGTACCAGGGCGTCTACACCCTGTCCTGGTCCGTGGCCGCACTCGTCGCACCCCTGATGGCCGGGTTCGTCATCGACCACCTCGGCGCGCGGTGGCTGTGGGGGCTGTGCGCGGCGGTGGGCACGGCCGCGGCCCTCGGCTACGGCGCGCTGATGCGGCGCCTCCCGGCGGAGGAGCCGGCGGGTACGACCGACACGGTCACGGAGGCGGCGAGCGCCGGCACGGTCACGGAGGCGGCGAGCGCCGACACGGTCACGGAGGCGGTGGAGGCGTCTGGGGCGGCCGGGGCGTCGGACGGCACCACGTTCCGTCAGAAGCGCGGTGCCGTTCAGAAACGCGGTGCCGTGTCGAACTGA
- a CDS encoding phosphoglyceromutase, with protein MADAPYKLILLRHGESEWNAKNLFTGWVDVNLNDKGEKEAVRGGELLKDAGLLPDVVHTSVQKRAIRTAQLALEAADRHWIPVHRSWRLNERHYGALQGKDKAQTLAEFGEEQFMLWRRSYDTPPPPLDRDAEFSQFSDARYAMLPPELRPRTECLKDVVARMLPYWFDSVVPDLLTGRTVLIAAHGNSLRALVKHLDNISDADIAGLNIPTGIPLTYDLDPEFKPLNPGGTYLDPEAAAAAIEAVKNQGKKK; from the coding sequence ATGGCCGACGCACCGTACAAGCTGATCCTGCTCCGCCACGGCGAGAGCGAGTGGAACGCGAAGAACCTGTTCACCGGCTGGGTGGACGTCAACCTCAACGACAAGGGCGAGAAGGAGGCGGTCCGCGGCGGTGAGCTGCTCAAGGACGCCGGCCTGCTGCCCGACGTGGTCCACACGTCCGTCCAGAAGCGCGCGATCCGCACGGCGCAGCTCGCTCTGGAAGCCGCCGACCGCCACTGGATCCCGGTGCACCGCTCCTGGCGCCTGAACGAGCGTCACTACGGCGCCCTTCAGGGCAAGGACAAGGCGCAGACGCTCGCGGAGTTCGGCGAGGAGCAGTTCATGCTGTGGCGCCGCTCCTACGACACCCCGCCGCCCCCGCTCGACCGCGACGCCGAGTTCTCCCAGTTCTCCGACGCCCGCTACGCCATGCTCCCGCCGGAGCTGCGCCCGCGGACGGAGTGCCTCAAGGACGTCGTCGCCCGCATGCTCCCGTACTGGTTCGACTCGGTCGTCCCCGACCTCCTCACCGGCCGCACGGTCCTGATCGCCGCCCACGGCAACAGCCTGCGCGCCCTGGTCAAGCACCTGGACAACATCTCGGACGCCGACATCGCCGGCCTCAACATCCCGACGGGCATCCCCCTCACCTACGACCTCGACCCCGAGTTCAAGCCCCTCAACCCCGGCGGCACCTACCTCGACCCCGAGGCCGCCGCAGCAGCCATCGAGGCGGTCAAGAACCAGGGCAAGAAGAAGTAG